The genomic segment AGCCCTGATAATCCTAAGATTCTTCAGTTTGCCAATGGATGAAGGGATAACCCccgttaaattattattatatatcacaAGCTCCTCAAGTGAAATCATGTTTCCAATTTCATTTGGGATTTCTCCAAACATATAGTTCTCACACAGATAGAGCTTTCTGAGAGAGGTAATATTGCAAAGTTGGAAAGGGAATGAGTCATATAAACGATTTGTGCAGAGGTCTAAAACCTCCAGATTGTGAAAGGAATTGAAATCATCGGGGAATGGGCCAGATATGAAGTTTTTTGACATGTTCATTTCGGTCAAGAATGGGAGTTGACAAATGCTTGAAGATAAACTCCCAGATAAATTCAGGCCACTAAGATGTACGGAGATTACCTTGGAATCTAAGCTACACCCGATACCTGTCCAATTGCAAGGACTAGAATCCAAAGCATCCCAATCTTGAAGATTAAGATGAGGATCACTAAGGTATTTTTTGAACTCCAAAAGAATAGTTCCCTCGTCATTCAATGATTGAACCAAAACAATTGTACAACAGAATAGTAATGTCCAATGCCAAATCTTTCGCTCTCCCATTATTTACAGAAAAATATGAGGGAATTTAACAAGGAAATAAGATCagtacaaaacataaaaggccATAAAGCAATATCAATTTTTCAGTCCAGTGAGGTCATGTAACAGTCAAATATTAGAAAGATGGACCTTTTCAATAtggaaagaagaaaaatatgatAGAAAGGGCTGTCAAGATTACTTACAGGTATATGGGCAACAGCAACACATTTCGGAAGTGACCAATAATTGCTCAAAATTTCTTCGCTGGATTACAGCATATCTTACCTAAGGTTGATCGCTGAAGAAACGATAAAATAGGGACGATTCCAAAAAATCTAAACTCAAAACTTCATGCAGAAGATCAAGAAACTAATACAGAGGAAAGGGATTTATTTCTTGGCCTACTCGATTTTAGAAATGCTGAGACTAAATAAGCAAAAATAAAGGGAAACCAAAGGTCCTAACACATAAAGGGATGTGTCAGGTTTGTGCGTGGGCTATATCATTTGACAGAGGGGAAGAAAAATGTGAAAAAGGGGTGACTGATTGACAAGGCAAGAAGCTGGAAATGAACCGTGAAGGTCACAATCCAAAACAATGGCACACAATGAAAGAGTCAACCATAACTTTACAGTAGTGATCTTCGTGAAATTGAGTTGTGTGCTGCATGTGATCAATTCCTAGTGCTGTATTCTGAAATTCCACaaccatttttcctttttttccccCTCCTTTTGATTGTTCTCAAGATCATCATCACTCTCTATTATTGGATGCAATATGTGATGGGAAAAAAATCATCTGTTGCTTTATTCTATGTATGTTTGTGTGGATTGTAGGCAGCGATGGAGATGGGACGTGGGAATACTAGGATTACCATCTTTGCCATTGTTTCTGTACCTAACATTAGGAGATAAAATTTGACTGAATAAATTGTGCACATTCATCCTCTTTTTCTAGATTGACTCTCTCttattttgttgttttcttTGCTTTTTGAAGCTTCTGAGAATAAATAGTCCAAAATGTGATGATTTGCAGGTAGACAAAAGAGTAGGCGGCTCTCCTGAGTGGATGGATGAATTGGAGTTATCTTTCACTTCATCTATTCTATTTATTTCCTACTTTTACGACTTTTGTTTGGTATTGAGCTTGGCAACCTTGGATAACGCTGTAGTACCAGAAATTTTTTATCAGCCTGTGCCAACTTTTCTCTGGGACGCAAAATCCATTGTAAATCATGTAATATATAGCTagtaatttatgtttttttttcatttttcaagtAGTTAAAATGTCTGACAGATGAggattttttatactaaaatcTAAACTCTTTCATTATTCATTtcggaaaaaataaatttcgcATCAacaatttctaataaatataaacaaatgaCACAACACTAACATGATAATGAAGTGCTAAAAGTATGATACAGATGTAGGCCTAATAAAAGCAACTTTGCCTTTATAGAACGATTTATAAAAATGTCTCTACAATTTCTTGGTTAATCCTCACAGTCCTCTACAACTTCCGGTTTCGGTGCCGAATTTAGTTCCGGATAttgaacataaattttttaaaaacaaaaataaaaataacgacATAAGACAATTAATTGTTCAACAGTTatgctttcaaaaaaaaaattttgttcaaCAGTTATactataaaataatatcaatatttagtatttttaataaaataaataaataaaaataagaggTTAAACTGGATTTATATAggtcaaataatttaatttcatacTTTAACATTTCTGTGTATActataaaatcttaaaattaattttcactTTCGTTTCCTTATTTTTAGAAACCGAAACAACACCATAAGTTTGATGATTCCGCTTTTCATTCCAATTTTGGACCTAATCAATAAATTGAATTAGTCTATATTATATCgtgaattttatatcaatatttgAATATCATAACATCGTTCAAATATCATTAGATCACGTATGTTTTCgtctttttatgaaaatttatatatagataaataaataaaatgtagaATAAAATAATCCTAACAAACCGATTATAATTATAGTTTTTACGAAATGATTATGATGTTGGTTCCAAGGTTTGTGAGAACCGAGGTGGGGACGTAGTTAGATTATGCGTACTCTTAACAtcaatcctttttttttctgttcaagaaattaaataaactctATAGCCCAttagaaaatatgatattgatatgagtgaaaaaaaaaaaagaaaatgaaaaattataactttaGTCAGTTTGTAAGATGATGTATGTATAAGGTGTTCCTGTTAAAATTATGATCGTTTAATCATTTGTTATTCTTACTTATGGAAACAAAATGatttacaataataattgatataaTACACATAATTAATACGTAGATCTTTTATTAAACGGTcttacggatctttattcgtgacaAAGATCAATCAttctcatatttacaataaaaataaaattttttacatgaaaaacaatatttttttatatgtgattTAAATAGAAGATTTCTTACAAAAttgattcatgagaccgtctcataaaaatttttatatgattaaatataaaaaaatcaaccgCTGTATTATCCTAGCATCTGTTTGTGAACACTCATGGATGTATGTTCGTAAACACTCATGGGCGTAGGCATCCCGcatatcaaatttttaatatCATTACTACACTAGTGAATATTAATAGAATTAAGCCCACTTCTATTGATCAGAGCACAATCAAGTTTTGATACCGATCAAGAATTATCACAGAGAACACTAACATATAAAAGTAAGAACACTGGAATCCCGTGGTTCGATCTTGTAAGATCTACATCCACGGGAGGAAGAAACAATTCCCTGGAATATGAGTTCAATATAAACGACTCACGAGCTATTCACAACGCTCACAAGAAAATGATGGCTTCACTCTTGTATATCTTGAGTATGAACAATTATACACACTCTTGAATAATCGATTCTCTAAGCTGTTCTCTGGAGGGGTTTTCAAAAAACAGAGGAGAATGGAGTGATTTGTATGGTTATTCACCCCAACCGCTCACCCGAGTCCAAGCATATATATTCCATCTTCTTGACTCAACTAACTTTTAAGTTGCTGACTCGGTCTCTTGCCACACTTACTCAGATTTATTAACACCTTTGGCTCACAAATTAACCGGATCGGAGTATATACTTAGTATATGAAAACTTAGCATAAGAAAAACTTTAGGCGTGAAGACCATGTGATGAAATGAAATTCAAATAATCACGTTAATTAATATGAAAGAATTCAAAGAAACGAAGAAAATATAACTATCCCGAATGACATCGACATATGCAGACAATTGAAGTAGCAAGTAAAAACAATTTTACACGGATTCCATGCAGATTAGCAAGGCCACACCAAAACACAAACATACACATGTTCCCCAATATAAAATTGCATCACATAATTCTTCTTCACCACCTGGTGAATTGCATATTTTCTAGGTGATCAAACACCTttatttgcaataaaaaaaatattaaaagacgAAATGGGAGGCGTCAAACCGTGATGCTTTACGACAAATAAACCATGTTATGGCCCAGACATGGTTCATAAGCACATCACCGCCGGCATGAACAAAATTCTCCTACGCGGTGCCAAATTTCTTCCTCAGAAGCAAAACAAATTCGTAAACTTTGTTCTGATCAGCCAAGGACTTTGAGACACTCTCCTTCTCCATGCACCTTTTGGCCCATGCAATCAGTTTGGGGCAGTGATCTTCAAAGCTGAGTTTGCTACAATACTCGTACGCATGAAACCAGCTATAAAATGTAATCAAGGCTATATCAAGAAACCCGAAGTTGTCGCCACCGAAGTAAGAATCATCGCCCAACTCAGCTTCGAGTAACTTCAAAGCATCAATCATGTCTTTCTTAGCAGTTTCTAGTTCTTCTCCTCTTGTAGTCCATAGTCTTCTTCCAGATTCATATACCTTAATTATCAAATGAACAACATAATAAGGCATAACCATGATAAGCGCACGCATCATAATGTCAGTTCATGTCCATGCATTTGAGGTAACTTCGATTCGCTTAAGTACGAGAATTTATATTGGTTGAACGAATGTATCATTAAATTTATAACTCCCTCAACCGTGAATGTGAGAACCTGAAATTCCAGCAGAAGATAACAATTCCAGTAGCACTCAATAATTCAGAAGATGGTATTTTCAGCAGAAGCTATTATTTCAAAAGCTGATATTTTCCAGCAGATTAGAATCCAGGCCCAGCAGAccgaatccagcagcagaagagcgAATTCCAGCAGACAGTTACTAATCCAACTAATCatttgtaactgaagcatttatCATGTAAATTAAAGGATGTAATGGCACTTAATGGCATATTATGGCCATTAATTGAGAGGCAAACAGTCTGGAACcttgcctataaataacaccatCAGTCTCTAAAttggtgttacacaaatcttgagaTTATCACCTGAATTTTCGAGTTAAGAGAGTGCTGATTTTCGAGCAGTAGAAACCAGTAACAAGAACAGCAGATTtccagacttcaaccgaaattCTTTCAGCaaattactgtaagtgggcttatgtataaatatcttgaaatcagtttgataatatCTGTTTTAAAGCATATTTTATGttgatttctgatatctgattttgaagcactgaaactccctattgaactaatggtaggaatatatattctaaacatttctgaattctgattctgattctggcctcaccccttagaggagagaacatataggggactgatatcagtttagccatgaaattcactaacgtGCTCAATGCTTACTAATTCTAATTTATGTTATGAATCCtgtgatttctgaattctgattcctGTTATGGACATAAgagttttctgtatattattgtatttcTGTTTCTGTAAAAATGGTATTTGAAAATTAGGAGTTATTCTCGCccctgcttactgagtgacaaccatatcactcgcccaccaaacccatctcagataagaacgaagaagaaaagttagaagaagaagagcagatgCAATTCTGCTAGTGAAGAAGATCGTTGTTTTTCAGTTCTAGTTTATATTGATTCCTCTGCACTTGTTAAGACGTTGTTATATCTGGTTctacatttccgctgtaaaacattattatttgagttgtatcagacaatgaatattcagtattatgaataaaagactggtttctgaaattctgtacttctaaggcttgttgttttccaatgtaaatttgagaactACGCCGGTGTCGACCACCCCGTTCTGGGGCGTGACAGTGAACATTTTTCGGGAACTTTTAAACACATGTACTTATTTGTCTTTATTTGTTATATTAGTGAGTTCTAAGTTGGTTTAGTTAGCTTAAGTTGGTTTAGTTAGTTTGACGGTGGTACTCAACTCACttgtatatattaataattgatCATTTTGGAAataataacagagaagatattTTCTTCCGCCTCTCGTGTTCTACGGCTCTGTTCGTGATAGGAACTACTTACGGTGGCCAATTTCAGTTCGACCTTTTGAAATGATATCTCGTGCCTACTTAATCCCATGGACATCTAGTCGATCGTgtcattttgaaaaatttattactAATTTTAATCGTATAACTGAAAACATATGTTTAATTTAAACAAAAGCAGAGAAAGCATACTTCAAAATTAACAAGAAACAAGAACCCGAAGGCTAGGAAACTGGAAAATGTCAAATGTATGGACAAAAATATCACCTTTTTGTCAACGAAATCAGCCCAGAACCTAGCTTTAGCTCTGGCATAAGGATCTGAAGGTAAAAAAGTCGGAGACTTATCCTTCCACGCCTCATCGATGTACTGAACAATAACGAGCGATTCACAGACGGGTTTCCCCTTATGAATCAAAACCGGAATTTTCTTGTGAACCGGGTTCATCTCCAACAAAAGTGGGCTCTTGTCAGCTAGGTTCTCCTCCCTATACTCGTACTCGATACCCTTTTCAGCTAACGCGATTCTAGCCCGCATGCCGAACATACTATACTCGACATCCAGCAGAATCACCTCGTCCGCCATTGTTCTTTTTCGAGAATATTATGGGGAATACATGTGCAGAAGAGGTGAGCCGGGTATTCGAATTTATCTCTGAATTAAAGCCAACCGGTGGGTAATGGAAGAGGAACACTCTAGAATTGTTTGGAGTgtgatgattttattattattatttaggaaaatgattttatttattataccaTAATAGGATATACTCGAATAA from the Primulina huaijiensis isolate GDHJ02 unplaced genomic scaffold, ASM1229523v2 scaffold25037, whole genome shotgun sequence genome contains:
- the LOC140967449 gene encoding probable glutathione S-transferase: MADEVILLDVEYSMFGMRARIALAEKGIEYEYREENLADKSPLLLEMNPVHKKIPVLIHKGKPVCESLVIVQYIDEAWKDKSPTFLPSDPYARAKARFWADFVDKKVYESGRRLWTTRGEELETAKKDMIDALKLLEAELGDDSYFGGDNFGFLDIALITFYSWFHAYEYCSKLSFEDHCPKLIAWAKRCMEKESVSKSLADQNKVYEFVLLLRKKFGTA